In the genome of Gloeomargarita sp. SRBZ-1_bins_9, one region contains:
- a CDS encoding prepilin-type N-terminal cleavage/methylation domain-containing protein: MLLARPFQTPNDGFSLIEVVVATAIIGITAALIPPIVTLSVAARAQNQRVEQANLVAQGYIDLIRLRMERGLAGRTLAEFINDLDRLAPIHGAASLDAVPPPSASALRNADLCILEGDLRSPDRTQLRRAPCRLDINNDGRPDFGIQAFRIRQQTAPNGRPLAFLFGVRVYSRAVVQGTYTGPLGTQPASIRLGASESLSNPLAVQYGRVFMPDSPDSLGAICLSLGGSVTRCSP; this comes from the coding sequence ATGCTACTAGCTAGGCCATTCCAGACACCCAATGATGGATTCAGCTTAATTGAAGTGGTGGTGGCCACCGCCATCATTGGTATAACGGCAGCCCTGATTCCACCTATCGTGACGCTCTCTGTTGCTGCCCGTGCCCAAAACCAACGGGTTGAACAGGCCAACCTGGTGGCCCAAGGGTATATTGACCTCATACGGTTGCGGATGGAACGGGGGTTGGCCGGTAGGACGCTGGCGGAATTTATTAACGACCTAGATCGCTTAGCACCTATCCATGGTGCCGCTTCCCTAGATGCTGTACCCCCGCCTTCGGCCAGTGCGTTACGTAATGCTGATCTCTGCATCCTCGAAGGGGACTTGAGAAGCCCAGACCGTACTCAATTGCGTAGGGCACCCTGCCGTTTGGACATCAACAACGATGGGCGACCGGACTTTGGCATTCAGGCCTTCCGGATTCGGCAACAGACAGCTCCCAATGGCAGACCCTTGGCTTTTCTGTTTGGGGTGCGGGTGTATTCCCGGGCGGTGGTGCAGGGAACCTACACGGGGCCGCTGGGAACGCAACCGGCATCGATTCGCTTGGGGGCATCGGAAAGTCTCAGTAACCCCCTAGCAGTTCAGTATGGGCGGGTTTTCATGCCGGATTCGCCGGATTCGTTGGGGGCCATCTGCCTATCACTGGGCGGTAGTGTTACCCGCTGCAGTCCATAA
- a CDS encoding prepilin-type N-terminal cleavage/methylation domain-containing protein, protein MQRLAKDTGFTLIEVVVAAVIIGILAAIAAPSWLSILTHQRLYNARANALAKIREAQSQAIRTARSWEVCFRDRNGFVEVSVQPASSERGRNINNCRNHTAWQPLMNSAADARLVAIKTNETPGPRTSLDGNRTNGYSIRFGSRGERMGGTGAVSSWIVFTPRDNPQGPYYCVYAESIIGQFREGKIPAGQTACR, encoded by the coding sequence ATGCAACGTCTGGCAAAAGATACGGGTTTTACGTTGATAGAAGTCGTGGTTGCCGCTGTCATCATAGGAATTCTGGCAGCGATTGCAGCTCCCAGCTGGCTCAGCATCCTGACCCATCAGCGGCTGTATAACGCGCGCGCCAATGCCCTAGCCAAAATCCGCGAAGCCCAAAGCCAGGCCATCCGCACGGCCCGCTCCTGGGAAGTCTGTTTCCGTGACCGCAACGGTTTTGTGGAGGTTTCCGTCCAGCCAGCCAGTTCGGAACGGGGACGAAATATCAATAACTGCCGGAATCACACCGCTTGGCAACCCCTCATGAATAGCGCTGCCGACGCACGGTTAGTGGCTATTAAGACAAATGAAACTCCTGGCCCCCGAACCAGTCTGGATGGTAATCGCACGAATGGCTATAGTATCCGGTTTGGGTCTAGGGGTGAGCGCATGGGTGGGACTGGGGCAGTTTCTAGCTGGATAGTCTTTACCCCCCGCGATAACCCCCAAGGACCCTACTACTGCGTTTATGCCGAAAGCATCATCGGTCAGTTTCGGGAAGGGAAGATTCCTGCTGGCCAAACCGCATGTCGCTGA
- a CDS encoding ABC transporter permease, which translates to MDVRTAWANFVAIYRKELQGYFATALNYVIAGVFWFVAGVFYIILFNAVQANVAAQDLQGQAGLAAPPVDVPAVILENYLGVLGSLSLFVLPLLSMNLFAQERQQGTLELLATSPITTTMVAIGKLAGVLTFYVTLLLPILFYECLTLLQAEPPFSLGLILLGHGALVLLAAAILSLGLFISATTESTLLAAVGTFGLILLLWILQAVADRTTGWLAAALRHLSLLQNYTSLIQGSISSTSIVVLLSYVILGLFLTVQWVDGLRFQRT; encoded by the coding sequence ATGGACGTGCGCACTGCTTGGGCCAATTTCGTTGCCATCTACCGCAAGGAACTGCAGGGGTATTTTGCCACGGCCCTGAATTATGTGATCGCCGGGGTGTTCTGGTTTGTGGCCGGGGTGTTTTATATCATCCTGTTCAATGCGGTCCAGGCCAATGTGGCTGCTCAGGATTTGCAAGGCCAAGCCGGGTTAGCCGCTCCCCCGGTGGATGTACCCGCTGTCATTTTGGAGAACTATCTGGGGGTACTGGGGTCCCTGTCCTTATTTGTGCTGCCGCTGCTTTCTATGAATCTGTTTGCCCAGGAGCGCCAACAGGGAACCTTGGAGTTGCTGGCTACGTCTCCCATCACCACAACTATGGTGGCCATCGGCAAATTGGCGGGCGTGCTGACGTTTTATGTGACGTTGCTGTTGCCCATTCTGTTTTACGAGTGCTTGACCCTGCTGCAGGCAGAACCGCCCTTTTCCCTGGGGTTAATCCTACTGGGGCATGGGGCGCTGGTGTTGCTGGCGGCGGCGATTTTATCTTTGGGGTTGTTTATTTCCGCGACCACGGAGAGTACTCTGCTGGCGGCGGTGGGGACCTTTGGGCTGATTTTGCTGCTGTGGATTTTGCAGGCGGTGGCGGACCGGACAACAGGGTGGTTGGCAGCAGCGTTGCGGCATCTTTCCCTGCTGCAGAACTACACCAGTTTGATCCAGGGGTCCATCAGCAGCACCAGTATTGTGGTGTTGCTTAGCTACGTGATACTGGGGCTGTTTTTGACGGTGCAGTGGGTGGATGGCTTGCGGTTCCAGAGGACCTAG
- a CDS encoding response regulator, whose protein sequence is MATVLVVEDQKTQRELIVTLLRQEGFQVLEASDGDEALEMVRSGKIPDLVVMDIVMPRMNGYQLVRQLRSDPQTSKIPVLMCSSKGETFDKHWGLKQGADAYIVKPFEPQDLIGTVRHLLRASRETAHG, encoded by the coding sequence ATGGCAACCGTCTTGGTGGTGGAAGACCAAAAGACCCAGCGCGAATTGATCGTGACCCTGCTGCGGCAGGAAGGTTTCCAGGTCCTGGAGGCGTCGGATGGGGACGAAGCCCTGGAGATGGTCAGAAGTGGGAAGATTCCCGACCTGGTGGTCATGGACATCGTAATGCCCCGCATGAACGGCTACCAACTGGTGCGGCAACTGCGCAGTGATCCCCAGACCAGCAAGATTCCGGTGTTGATGTGCTCTTCTAAAGGGGAAACCTTTGATAAACACTGGGGATTGAAGCAGGGGGCGGATGCCTATATCGTGAAACCCTTTGAACCCCAGGACCTGATTGGCACCGTGCGGCATCTGTTGCGAGCTTCCCGGGAAACGGCCCATGGTTGA
- a CDS encoding Gldg family protein gives MQGLVKFVRNYWPTWLGVALVTAGVVLVLVGPANPPWGAVVLGMGIALLAYALFRLPVWDRRALEVGGNVLLRTLAVLVILGLVNFLAAQYPLKVDVSANQRFTLAPESQRLLQNLGAPVRVVIFDQQINQGVRQLLENYQRASRGKLTYEVVDPRRNPVLAQQFGVQGFGEVYLESGQRRERLREQLNEPNLSNAIFRLTQPDQGKVVFIQGHGERSLEPAAQGQRAGFSQAQQALQARNFEVQSLNLTETPQIPQGTKVVVVAGPQQPFLAPEVKALETFLQQGGGLLLLLDPLGPERNERGLGPLLQRAGVKLDGRIIVSQTEIIQGAGRGVAVTTRYADHPITQDFGQSLALFPIAQPVDVVGEGEKNGVPLFLTGRGVWAESNTQEEPFFDPQQDREGPLPVGVAVTKGKGRLVVIGDSDFAADGLFNVQRNGDIFLNSVAWLAGQDSQPLSIRPKDPTNRRLNISAPLATSVSLLALVGLPGGALVTAAVVWWRRR, from the coding sequence ATGCAGGGGCTAGTCAAGTTTGTCCGTAACTATTGGCCGACGTGGTTGGGGGTGGCCCTGGTGACGGCGGGGGTGGTGCTGGTGTTGGTGGGACCGGCCAATCCCCCCTGGGGCGCGGTGGTGCTGGGGATGGGTATTGCCCTGCTGGCCTATGCCCTGTTTCGTTTGCCTGTGTGGGACCGGCGGGCGCTGGAGGTGGGGGGCAATGTCCTGCTGCGGACTTTGGCAGTGCTGGTGATTTTGGGGCTGGTGAATTTTTTGGCCGCCCAGTATCCCCTGAAGGTGGATGTGAGCGCCAACCAGCGCTTTACCCTGGCACCGGAATCCCAGCGGTTGTTGCAAAATCTCGGAGCGCCGGTACGGGTGGTTATTTTTGACCAGCAAATTAACCAAGGGGTGCGGCAGTTGTTGGAGAACTACCAGCGGGCGTCCCGGGGGAAGTTGACCTATGAGGTGGTTGACCCCCGCCGCAACCCGGTCCTGGCCCAACAATTTGGGGTGCAGGGCTTTGGGGAGGTGTATCTGGAAAGCGGCCAGCGCCGGGAACGCCTACGGGAACAGCTGAACGAGCCTAATTTGAGCAATGCCATTTTCCGGTTGACCCAACCCGATCAGGGTAAGGTGGTGTTTATCCAAGGGCATGGGGAACGGTCGTTAGAGCCGGCGGCGCAAGGACAACGGGCGGGTTTTTCCCAAGCGCAACAAGCTTTGCAAGCCCGCAACTTTGAGGTGCAGTCCCTCAACCTGACGGAAACCCCCCAGATTCCCCAGGGCACGAAGGTGGTGGTGGTGGCCGGGCCGCAGCAGCCATTTTTGGCCCCGGAGGTCAAGGCCCTGGAAACCTTCCTGCAACAGGGGGGTGGGTTGTTGCTGCTGCTGGACCCCTTGGGGCCGGAGCGTAACGAACGGGGCCTGGGACCCTTGCTGCAACGGGCTGGGGTGAAACTCGATGGCCGGATCATCGTCTCCCAGACGGAAATTATTCAGGGGGCGGGACGGGGGGTGGCGGTGACCACGCGCTATGCCGACCATCCCATTACCCAGGATTTCGGCCAGAGTCTGGCTTTGTTTCCCATTGCCCAACCGGTGGATGTGGTGGGGGAAGGGGAAAAAAATGGCGTGCCCTTGTTTCTGACTGGGCGGGGCGTCTGGGCCGAAAGCAACACCCAAGAGGAACCCTTTTTTGACCCCCAGCAGGACCGGGAGGGGCCGTTGCCGGTGGGGGTGGCTGTGACCAAGGGCAAAGGACGTCTGGTGGTGATTGGGGATTCGGATTTTGCCGCCGATGGCCTGTTTAACGTACAGCGCAACGGGGATATTTTTCTCAACAGCGTGGCCTGGCTGGCGGGGCAGGATAGTCAACCCTTGTCCATTCGCCCCAAGGACCCCACCAACCGCCGGTTGAACATTTCTGCGCCCCTAGCTACTTCGGTGAGCTTGCTGGCCCTGGTGGGGTTGCCGGGGGGAGCGTTGGTGACGGCGGCAGTGGTCTGGTGGCGGCGACGGTAA
- a CDS encoding thioredoxin domain-containing protein codes for MKPISETDFDQRVLRSPLPTLVHFYAPWCGLCRLVDPLLLQLQKQYGEQLQVVRVNADSSLRLANRYRLRMLPTLLLVRNGEIWQRWETFQSRDQLYQQLQQAVQAILATPLV; via the coding sequence GTGAAACCGATTTCAGAAACCGATTTTGATCAGCGCGTATTGCGGTCGCCCCTACCTACCCTTGTTCACTTTTACGCTCCCTGGTGCGGCCTATGCCGGTTGGTTGATCCGCTGCTATTGCAACTACAAAAGCAGTACGGTGAGCAGTTGCAGGTAGTTAGGGTTAATGCGGACAGCAGCCTGCGGTTAGCCAACCGTTACCGTTTACGCATGTTACCTACCCTGCTGCTGGTACGCAATGGGGAGATATGGCAGCGCTGGGAGACATTCCAGAGTCGGGATCAGCTCTATCAGCAGCTGCAGCAGGCGGTCCAGGCGATTTTAGCTACACCTCTGGTCTAG
- a CDS encoding ABC transporter ATP-binding protein has product MITVEHLTKRYGSTLAVQDLNFSVEKGEILGFLGPNGAGKTTTMRMLTGYMPPTSGTAKIAGYDVLEDSLEVRRRIGYLPETPPLYRDMTVEGFLHFVARIKGVSAGDRPKRVDWAIQRCGLSERRHQLIRKLSKGFRQRVGIAQAIVHDPPVIILDEPTVGLDPKQIIEVRHLIKSLAGDHTIVLSTHILPEVSMTCDRVVIIQKGQVVAVDTIDQLLNRSDNRTQYELQVSGDVQPLLASLSQRPEITGVQTQSQGDNHVITVSTQGPTDIGPELTALVVQAGLRLYEMHRRRATLEDVFLQLTTVEETPETEE; this is encoded by the coding sequence ATGATTACGGTTGAGCATCTGACCAAGCGCTACGGTTCTACCCTGGCGGTCCAGGACCTGAATTTCAGCGTGGAAAAGGGGGAAATCCTGGGCTTTTTGGGACCAAACGGGGCGGGAAAAACCACCACTATGCGGATGCTCACCGGTTACATGCCCCCCACCAGCGGCACGGCCAAAATTGCCGGCTACGACGTGCTGGAAGACTCCCTGGAGGTGCGGCGGCGGATCGGTTATTTGCCGGAAACCCCCCCCCTGTACCGGGACATGACCGTCGAGGGGTTTTTGCACTTTGTCGCCCGCATCAAGGGAGTCAGCGCCGGCGACCGCCCCAAACGGGTGGATTGGGCCATCCAGCGCTGTGGGTTATCCGAACGACGACACCAGCTCATCCGTAAATTATCCAAGGGGTTTCGCCAGCGGGTCGGTATTGCCCAGGCCATCGTCCATGACCCCCCGGTGATCATCCTGGACGAGCCCACCGTGGGCCTGGACCCCAAACAAATCATCGAAGTGCGCCATTTGATCAAAAGTCTGGCAGGGGACCACACCATCGTCCTGTCCACCCACATCCTGCCGGAGGTCAGCATGACCTGTGACCGGGTGGTGATCATCCAAAAAGGCCAGGTGGTGGCGGTGGACACCATTGACCAGTTGCTCAACCGCTCGGATAACCGTACCCAATACGAACTCCAAGTCAGTGGCGATGTGCAGCCCTTGTTGGCCAGCCTGTCCCAGCGCCCAGAAATCACCGGTGTGCAAACCCAAAGTCAGGGGGATAACCACGTCATCACCGTGAGCACCCAGGGTCCTACCGACATCGGCCCTGAACTGACCGCTTTGGTGGTGCAAGCGGGACTGCGGCTGTATGAGATGCACCGCCGGCGGGCCACCCTGGAGGACGTGTTTTTGCAACTGACCACGGTTGAGGAAACCCCGGAGACGGAGGAATAG
- the ilvB gene encoding biosynthetic-type acetolactate synthase large subunit: MTTKTPATAATTAPTNHVETTPRRCTGAHALIDSLYRHGVRHIFGYPGGAILPVYDELYRWEAEGKMRHILVRHEQAAGHGADGYARATGKVGVCFGTSGPGATNLVTAIATAHMDSIPLVVITGQVRRSAIGSDAFQETDIFGITLPIVKHSYVVRDPRDMARIVAEAFYIASTGRPGPVLIDIPKDVGEEEFDYVPVLPGQVKLPGYRPTIKGNPRQIALASQLLREAKRPLLYVGGGAIISGAHWEIQQLAEWFQIPVTTTLMGKGAFDERHPLSVGMLGMHGTAYANFAVSQCDLLIALGARFDDRVTGKLAEFAPHAKVIHVDIDPAEVGKNRAPDVPIVGDVRQVLVDWLQYLQQGPAPDPERTKPWLAQIAAWRRDYPLVVPREGEWLSPQEVIVTLGELAPDAYYTTDVGQHQMWAAQFLHNGPRRWISSSGLGTMGFGLPAAIGVQVALPEAQVICVSGDASIQMNIQELGTLVQYKLPVKTVIINNFWQGMVRQWQEAFYQERYAHSAMEAGMPDFVQLAGAYGVKGMLVRRREELVPALKEMLAHSGPVLMDVHVNPTENCYPMVKPGRSNDQMFGLPERPRQRTECPACAAPIQHEFRFCPACGHRL, from the coding sequence TTGACGACCAAGACCCCTGCTACGGCTGCAACGACGGCGCCGACTAATCATGTTGAGACCACCCCCCGCCGGTGTACGGGTGCCCACGCCCTGATTGACAGTTTGTACCGACACGGGGTGCGCCATATTTTCGGCTATCCGGGTGGGGCGATTTTGCCGGTGTACGACGAGCTGTACCGCTGGGAGGCCGAAGGCAAGATGCGGCATATCCTGGTGCGGCACGAGCAGGCGGCGGGTCACGGGGCGGATGGCTATGCACGGGCGACGGGGAAAGTGGGGGTGTGTTTTGGTACGTCGGGACCGGGGGCGACTAACCTGGTGACGGCCATTGCCACGGCCCATATGGATTCCATTCCCCTGGTGGTGATTACGGGACAGGTGCGGCGGTCAGCCATTGGGAGCGATGCGTTCCAGGAAACGGATATTTTTGGGATTACGTTGCCGATTGTGAAGCATTCTTATGTCGTGCGAGACCCCCGAGATATGGCGCGGATTGTGGCGGAGGCGTTTTACATTGCCAGTACGGGGCGCCCGGGGCCGGTGTTGATTGATATTCCTAAGGATGTGGGGGAGGAGGAGTTTGACTATGTGCCGGTGTTGCCGGGGCAGGTGAAGTTACCGGGGTATCGGCCCACCATTAAAGGCAACCCACGCCAGATTGCGCTGGCCAGTCAGTTGCTGCGGGAGGCCAAGCGACCGCTGTTGTACGTAGGAGGAGGGGCAATCATCTCGGGGGCGCACTGGGAGATCCAGCAATTGGCGGAGTGGTTCCAGATTCCCGTGACGACGACGTTGATGGGCAAGGGGGCCTTTGATGAGCGGCATCCTTTGTCGGTGGGCATGTTGGGGATGCACGGGACGGCCTATGCCAATTTTGCGGTAAGTCAGTGCGATTTGCTGATTGCCCTGGGGGCGCGGTTTGATGACCGGGTGACAGGCAAGCTGGCGGAGTTTGCCCCCCATGCCAAGGTAATTCATGTGGACATTGACCCGGCAGAGGTGGGGAAAAACCGGGCGCCGGATGTGCCGATTGTGGGGGATGTGCGGCAGGTGCTGGTGGATTGGTTGCAGTATTTGCAGCAGGGGCCGGCGCCGGACCCAGAGCGCACCAAACCTTGGTTAGCCCAGATTGCTGCCTGGCGCAGGGATTACCCGCTGGTGGTGCCTAGGGAGGGGGAATGGCTCTCGCCCCAGGAAGTGATTGTGACCCTAGGGGAATTGGCGCCCGATGCCTACTACACCACGGATGTGGGCCAGCACCAGATGTGGGCGGCGCAGTTTCTCCACAATGGTCCCCGGCGGTGGATTTCCAGCTCTGGTTTAGGGACGATGGGGTTTGGGTTGCCGGCGGCGATTGGGGTGCAGGTGGCGCTCCCGGAGGCCCAGGTGATTTGTGTCAGCGGCGATGCCAGTATCCAGATGAACATTCAGGAGCTGGGGACGCTGGTGCAATACAAGCTGCCGGTGAAGACGGTGATTATCAACAACTTTTGGCAGGGGATGGTGCGCCAGTGGCAGGAGGCGTTTTACCAGGAGCGTTACGCCCACTCAGCCATGGAGGCAGGGATGCCGGATTTTGTCCAGCTGGCGGGGGCCTACGGGGTCAAGGGGATGCTGGTGCGGCGGCGGGAAGAACTGGTGCCGGCGCTTAAAGAAATGCTGGCGCATTCGGGGCCGGTGTTGATGGATGTGCATGTCAACCCCACGGAAAATTGCTACCCAATGGTGAAGCCGGGCCGGAGCAATGACCAAATGTTTGGCCTACCGGAACGTCCCCGCCAACGTACAGAATGCCCTGCCTGTGCAGCTCCCATCCAGCATGAATTCCGCTTTTGCCCCGCCTGCGGTCACCGCTTGTAG
- a CDS encoding M15 family metallopeptidase has translation MAPKYGHFPYAEISRDRLIVVASYGRGQYQRYVEMEREAALALFRLLNAARDEGLWIIPISGFRTVDYQAQLFQRQVQKQGSEMAAARISAPPGYSEHHTGLAIDLGDGAAAARGERDVTESFGQSPVYRWLQQHAHQYGFELSFPPNNPQGVMFEPWHWRYVGSAYARQVFAAAR, from the coding sequence ATGGCGCCGAAATATGGCCATTTCCCCTATGCAGAAATCAGTCGTGACCGCTTGATTGTGGTGGCTAGCTATGGGCGGGGGCAGTATCAACGCTATGTGGAAATGGAAAGGGAAGCTGCTCTGGCGCTGTTTCGCCTGCTGAATGCCGCCCGCGATGAGGGTTTGTGGATCATCCCCATTTCGGGGTTTCGCACCGTGGATTACCAGGCCCAGTTGTTTCAACGACAAGTCCAAAAACAGGGGTCAGAAATGGCTGCTGCTCGCATTAGCGCTCCCCCCGGCTACAGCGAACATCACACCGGTTTGGCCATTGATTTGGGGGATGGTGCCGCTGCGGCTAGGGGGGAAAGGGACGTTACCGAGAGTTTTGGACAAAGTCCGGTTTACCGGTGGTTGCAGCAACACGCCCACCAGTACGGCTTTGAACTCTCGTTTCCCCCCAACAATCCTCAAGGGGTGATGTTCGAACCTTGGCACTGGCGCTATGTAGGTTCAGCCTACGCCCGCCAGGTTTTTGCCGCCGCCCGCTAG
- the acs gene encoding acetate--CoA ligase yields the protein MTEALIESVLQEQRRFFPPESFRSRARIASLDQYRQLCDRFAQDPQGFWAALAEQELHWFRRWEQVLDWQPPKARWFVGGQINVSYNCLDRHLATPRRRKPAIIWQGEPGEVRVITYEQLHQAVGRWANALKQLGVQRGDRVGIYLPMIPEAAMAMLACTRIGAAHTVVFGGFSAEALRERLRAAQTKVVITADGGWRKGQVVPLKPQVDVALADDRVPSVERVIVVRRAGDCAMDPRRDVWWHELEAQVSPDCPAEPQDSEQMLFILYTSGTTGKPKGIVHTTAGYNLYTHITAQWVFDLQEEDVYWCTADVGWITGHSYVVYGPLSNGATTVMYEGAPHTGNPGCFWDVIQQHRVTIFYTAPTAIRAFIKMGEEHPRARDLSSLRLLGTVGEPINPEAWMWYYRVIGGERCPIVDTWWQTETGGILIAPLPGATPTKPGSATLPLPGIQAQVVDRQGNPVAVNQGGYLVITHPWPGMMRTVYQDEERFRRTYWEQIPPRDGQYFYFSGDGARRDEDGYFWVMGRVDDVINVAGHRLGTMEIESALVSHPAVAEAAVVGRPDELKGEAVVAFVVLESHYQPSEALKQELLDHVVQQIGALARPSDLTFTDALPKTRSGKIMRRLLRAIAAGEAPSGDLSTLEDRNVLEALREM from the coding sequence ATGACCGAGGCGCTGATTGAGTCGGTTTTGCAGGAGCAACGGCGGTTTTTCCCACCCGAGTCCTTTCGCAGTCGCGCCCGGATCGCTTCTTTGGACCAATACCGGCAGTTGTGCGACCGGTTTGCCCAGGACCCCCAGGGCTTTTGGGCTGCCTTGGCCGAACAGGAGTTGCACTGGTTCCGCCGTTGGGAGCAGGTGCTGGATTGGCAACCCCCCAAGGCCCGGTGGTTTGTCGGCGGGCAAATCAATGTGTCCTATAACTGTCTGGACCGGCATCTGGCCACGCCCCGGCGCAGGAAACCGGCGATTATTTGGCAGGGGGAACCGGGGGAGGTGCGGGTCATTACCTATGAACAATTGCACCAGGCGGTCGGTCGTTGGGCCAATGCCCTCAAGCAATTGGGAGTGCAACGGGGCGACCGGGTAGGGATTTACTTGCCCATGATCCCTGAAGCGGCGATGGCTATGCTGGCGTGCACTCGCATTGGCGCAGCCCATACGGTGGTGTTTGGGGGATTCAGCGCGGAGGCCCTCAGGGAACGGCTGCGGGCGGCCCAGACGAAGGTGGTGATCACGGCCGACGGGGGTTGGCGTAAAGGACAGGTGGTGCCCTTAAAACCCCAGGTGGATGTGGCGTTGGCGGATGACCGGGTGCCGTCGGTGGAACGGGTGATCGTGGTGCGACGGGCAGGGGATTGCGCCATGGACCCCCGGCGGGATGTCTGGTGGCACGAGTTAGAAGCGCAGGTTTCCCCAGACTGCCCGGCAGAACCCCAGGACAGTGAGCAAATGTTGTTTATCCTCTATACGTCCGGCACCACAGGGAAACCGAAGGGCATTGTCCATACCACCGCCGGCTACAACCTCTATACCCACATCACGGCCCAATGGGTGTTTGACCTGCAGGAGGAGGACGTCTATTGGTGTACGGCGGATGTGGGGTGGATCACGGGACACAGTTATGTAGTCTATGGACCGCTGTCGAACGGGGCAACGACGGTGATGTATGAGGGTGCCCCCCACACGGGTAATCCGGGGTGTTTTTGGGATGTGATCCAGCAGCACCGGGTGACGATTTTCTATACGGCGCCCACGGCTATCCGGGCGTTTATCAAGATGGGAGAAGAACACCCCCGGGCGCGGGATTTGTCCTCGCTGCGGTTGCTGGGGACGGTGGGGGAGCCGATTAACCCGGAAGCCTGGATGTGGTATTACCGGGTGATCGGCGGGGAGCGTTGCCCCATCGTGGATACCTGGTGGCAGACGGAAACAGGGGGGATCCTGATTGCGCCCTTGCCAGGGGCAACTCCCACCAAACCGGGTTCGGCAACCTTGCCCCTGCCAGGGATTCAGGCGCAGGTAGTAGACCGCCAGGGGAATCCGGTGGCCGTCAACCAAGGGGGTTACCTGGTCATTACCCACCCCTGGCCGGGAATGATGCGCACGGTTTACCAGGACGAGGAGCGCTTCCGCCGCACCTACTGGGAGCAAATCCCGCCCCGGGATGGCCAATACTTCTACTTCAGCGGCGATGGCGCGCGCCGGGATGAGGATGGCTATTTCTGGGTCATGGGGCGGGTGGATGATGTGATTAACGTGGCGGGGCATCGGCTGGGGACGATGGAAATCGAATCGGCGCTGGTGTCCCACCCGGCGGTAGCAGAAGCAGCGGTGGTAGGCCGTCCCGACGAACTCAAGGGGGAGGCGGTGGTGGCGTTTGTGGTCTTAGAAAGCCACTACCAGCCCAGCGAAGCCCTGAAGCAAGAACTCCTGGACCATGTGGTACAACAAATTGGTGCCCTTGCCCGACCCAGTGACCTGACTTTTACCGATGCCCTGCCTAAGACCCGCTCCGGCAAAATCATGCGGCGACTGTTGCGGGCGATTGCGGCGGGAGAAGCCCCTAGCGGCGATCTGTCCACCCTGGAGGACCGAAACGTCCTGGAAGCCCTACGCGAGATGTGA